Genomic DNA from Salvia miltiorrhiza cultivar Shanhuang (shh) chromosome 1, IMPLAD_Smil_shh, whole genome shotgun sequence:
AGGATGATTTATTGAAAAGGTATAAATAATAAATGGTGTAGATTTAATGAAATCTGGTTGGACGGTGGTGATTGAATCGAAGCTGCATTATTTGATATGTAGGACCAAATGGCTCAATTTTTTCTGCATGAGATTGATTGAATCGATGCTTCTGCACTTTATCTTTATCTTTTTCTGCATGAAATTTTCAAATGCATTATCAGATGTGTCTGCACTTTATCTTTATCACATGCATGTGTAGATTGGTGTTGTCAAATCAATCCTTTCGTAGAGTAGGGGAGTGATAAGATGGATGATGAAGATTTAATGAAACCTGAATGGACGGTGGCGATTCAATATTTAAGATTTTCAGATAAGATAGTCTTGgagattttttattatttaagacATACACGATTTCAATAACCACCACacctatttcttctctttcactcataaaatagaaaattaaaaaatatgaatcatcATAATATTGGTTCTTCTTCACTACTTTCTCATTCAAGTTCAAGCTCATCTGATGATGAGCTTGAACAATTAATCAACGAGTGTGATGTTGAACATCAATTGATGGGTCAACATATCTTGAATAACAATCTTATTGTAGCTCAACTGGCTGAATATCAAAATGCTACAAAAATTCATGGAGGTTCAGTTCTTGGTCACAAGGTAATCCATCGTGACCGAGAAGCAGCAGCTCATCGTCTCTTCAACGACTATTTTTCTGAAAATCCAACATTCAACGAAGGAATGTTTCATAGACGCTTTCGAATGTCTCGAAGTCTATTCTTCCGTATTGTTGATGATGTCAAAAATCATAATAGTTTTTTCAAGCAACGCACGGATTGCACAGGAAGATGGGGCTTGTCCACACTTCAAAAAATAACAGCTGCCTTTCGAATATTGGCATACGAAGTACCAGCAGATGCTACTGACGAGTATATAAATATTCGTGAGTCCACTGCAATTAAATGTGTCAAGAAATTCTGTCGTGCAATTGTGGAAATATTTTCTGATCAATATCTAAGATCTCCTAATGCTAGTAATGTTGCTAGACTACTTTATATTGGTAAACAACGTGGATTTCCAGGAATGTTAGGTAGTCTTGATTGTATACATTGGAAGTGGAAAAATTGTCCAACAGGTTGGGCAGGCTCGTATGCCGGTCGTAGTGGCTCTCCAACAATTATTCTTGAAATCGTTGCTGATTATGACCTTTGGATATGGCATGCATTCTTTGGTATGCCAGGATCCAATAATGATATTAATGTGTTGCAAAGATCTCATCTTTTCAGTGACCTTGCTAGAGGTATCACTCCACCCGCACATTATGTCATACAAGGAAAAGAGTATAATGTGGGCTATTATTTAGCAGATGGTATATACCCCAAGTGGTCCACACTTGTACAAACTTTTCATGAACCACGCTCTgtcaaaaaaaagttttttgCAATGAGACAGGAATCGTGTAGGAAAGATGTGGAGCGTGCATTCGGAGTTCTTCAAAGTCGATTTGCAATTGTTGCAAATCCAGCTCGCTACTGGCAAAAGAAACATTTGGATAATATAATGAAAGCGTGCATTATTATGCATAATATGATTGTTGAGGATGAACGTGACCTGTCGGCACCAATTGAAATTGCAAGAGAAGTGCCAATTCCAGATGTTGAAACAATGCCAAATGAAACAAGCCATTTCCAAGAATTTCTTGGAcgctataaaaaaaatcaaagatagAGTGGCTCACTTTGCGCTTCGTGATGCATTAGTCGATCATATATGGGATGAGTTTTCTAATTTAGAAAATTAGTTGGTTTTATCATGTAATTGATGCTTTGTTAAGTATTGTGTAATGTTTAATTCTAAGAGTATTatgtaatttcagtttttatgttgttgaaataaattaatcgttctacaatatttaaatataggacattattaattaatttttctaaaaagtatttaaattaatttatatttgaattttaattttaattacatttaattgaatataaatataattatttataaatatatatgatatataataattaaattgacaaaattaatttaataataaagagCATAAAAAGGGAATATTCTATTGTAGAGGGAAATATAgagttgattgttggagatgaaaATCCAAAAACTCTACAATAGAGTGAAGGGCCCTCTAAAATAGAGGAACccttggagatgctctaagccTTTATTAATTGATTTGTTTTAGATTTGGACATATTTATGCGAGTCTTGGAAGATTTCACGAGGCTTTTGCTATTGGGAAGGAGATGGAGAGCATAACGGTTAAGAAGGATTTTCACGTAGAATGTTGGATGGATTTGGAAAACAGGGGATGTATGATAAGGTTAAGGAGCTATTTGCAGAGATGAAACACGAAAATTTGTATCCTAACATACTCAGCTTTGATGAGTGTTTATTGTAAAGAGGGTTTGTACAAAGAGGCAACAGATGCTTACACAGAATTCAAACGACAGGGCCCCAAGGCATCTTTggaaagtgatttttttttgtatttatttttaatatttttgaattcacaatcagatatgtgaattcacaacttaattttcttgaattcacgatcagatttatgaattcacaacttaacattcttaaattcacaaccagatttatgaattcataatttaatattcttgaattcacaaccagctcgatgaattcacagcttaattaatatttttgaattcacaaccagatctatgaattcacaattaaaacttgaattcacaaccaaaataaattttagttttagttgtgaattcaaactttaaaaactccaATTCACAAGTACTTGAattcaccaaaataaattctagttttaattgtgaattcaaactttaaaaactcaatttcACAACtactttaattcacaaccagatctatgaattcacaacttaatgttcttgaattcacgaccacatctatgaattcacaatttaatatttttgaatttacaaccagatttatgaattcacaacttaatattcttgaattcacgattaCGAATTCACAACTTcatattcttgaattcatgATCACGTCTATGAATTCataacttaatatttttgaattcacaactaaagctcgaattcacaaccaaaataaattctaatattaattgtgaattcaaactttaaaaactcaaattcacaactacttgaattcacaatcaaaataaattctggttgtgaattcgactggttgtgaattcacaaccaaaaaattctgattgtgaattcgactgtgtagggtttagggtttaggttttagggtttagtgtttagggtttagagtgggtttaaggtttagggtttagagtggatttaggatttagggtttaggttttagggtttagggtctAGAGTTGGTTTATGGTTTatgttttagggtttagagtggatttatggtttagggtttaaagtgggcttaggcttgtgaaattcacaatcaaaaaattcttgttgtgaatttactgttttgtgaattcacaatcgtaataattcacaactagggtttgggtttagggtttagtgtttcagttcagttcagttgtgaatttactgtttcagttcagttgtgaattcacaattgtaataattcacaactagggtttagctttagggtttagtgttttagttcagttcagttgttaattaacaatcgtaataattcacaattagggtttaggtttagggtttagggtttcagttcagttcagttgtgaatatactgattaagttcatttgtgaatttactatttcagttcagttgtgaattcacaatcgtaataattcacaactatggtttaggtttagggtttcagttcagttcagttgtgaattcacaactagggtttaggtttagggtttagtgtttcagttcagttcagttgtgaatttactgtttcagttcagttgtgaattcacaattgtaataattcacaactagggtttagtgtttcagttcagttcagttgtgaattcacaatcgtaataattcacaactagggtttaggtttagggtttagggttttagttcagttcagttatgaattcaaaacccaaaaaatctggttgtgaattaaattttgattgtgaattcgactggttgtgaattgcgggattttttaaaggggtgatgtaaagtggacatttttttaatttttaatgtgaagggtattttggtaacactggccattttttaatatttttatcttagtggacaatctttaattttacaatatgaaagtggccattttaaaaatccactctccATTTTATTCCTTTCAATCCCgttttcttaaaataataattaaaaataattaaaaatttactattttattctatatttaataattctcaaattaaattaaatattaaattaacaatttcttttaaataaatatgaaagaATAAATTTATATAGCTAGCCCCTATCGTAATCTGAAAATATTTATAACACACTATCATAATCGGATAAAGAAACATGTTTATGCATATATAACCTCTAGAAAGAACTGTCCCCAACTCAAAATTCTGATAATCacataaaataaactaaatcaATATAACATCAAGTCCGATTAATTTCCCTCATTTTTCATTGTAGTTTGAAACTTTTTTTAGAAATTCAATGATGGAAATTCTGAATCTAAGTTATTAATATATTGCAGATATGCGTAATTTTGCAAGTGCAatctaatttttaatattaCGCTCTGCTAATTaatttaagggtaaatatcatgaaaacacCTTAAGTATAttcgctttatcaaaaatatcttgaaatttttaaaatgttctctaaaccctcaaactattagGTTTTTATCAAATCTATTCCGCATCTATTTTCTGGTCACCAAAAACGTGGTTCACCGGATgacacaatgtaatttatattctattttttaaaaatgcaatgacaaaaacgacaccgtttcgtaccatatcatttaaaaaaattcattctgaaatttaaaattcactcatatcgtgtttgaaattcacgctaataacctagaattagggataaacacgatagaatatggtacgaaacgaagtcgttttttccatgtcatttttaaaaaatagaatataaattacattgtggcattcggcgagccacatcacatttcttggaaccgaaaaatagattcaggatatatttgataaaaacctgatagtttgagggtttagataATATTTCGAaagttttagggtattttttattaagtggATATAATTAagggattttcatgatatttacctttAATTTAATGCGGTACGGgcaggggtgagcattcggttattcggtcaccgaaccgaaccgaataacAAAAACCAGattaaaaccgaattatataattaatatccaaatccgaaccgaacatgcttaaaaccgaacaaaaccgaaccgaaatatttcggttcggtttcggttaaaACCAAATAACCGAAATAAatacacaatatattttttaaagtttaaataactaaataacaTTCAATGTACATGTTTCGAAATccgtaaaaaataataatccaaaatttcaaaatatctttaccAAAGATTAAGAGTATAAATTAAGAGTAATTATTGACTATTTTATAGAATAGcactaataataattattttaatttttaaagaatatatatatatatatatatatatatatattattaaattattaaattaattatttcggttcgattttcggttaaccaaatattttttcttaaaaaccataaccgaaccgaaaaaccgaaagtTTCAAAACTCAAaaccaaaaccgaaccgaaaaccaaattaaccgaaccgaattagtATTTCGGTtaggttcggttcggattttcggatttaacTGGATTTTGCTCACTCCTAGGTACGGGTGCATCAATTTGTAGCAATTAACAGCCGCAATTATTAACTCTAAGTGCTTGAGACGGCGTTTTGTGGATTTAATGCGGTAAGGCTGTGATTAGGCGGCTATGAACAGGTGCATCAATTTGTAGCAATTAACAGCCGCAATTATTAACTTTAATTTAAAGTTTCACATTTTTCATTAAATAAAGGTCCAAGTTCCAACAGTAATTGCAAGAACCTGCCATCAAGTTAATGTGCAGTCTCCTGGCTCAAGCCAACACATGAATCAAGCAGACAAACACCTCTTCCACTTTTTTTGCGATTCCCCCTCGATCTGACCATCACTCACAACACATGGCGGCAGAGGAAGGCTTTGAGTTTCATACCGGAGGTGGTCTTGAAGAGAGGAAGACTAATGattaatgaacattggaaaaaAATAGTAGAAGAAAACTTCATCAGATTGGGGTTCGAATACGAATTCACAAACAAAGACAACAAGTTATAAATCATAGTGttcaaactcgaattcacaatcaatctaTATTTGAGTTGTGAATTTTAGTTTAAAACccgaattcacaatcaagacaattaattgtgaattcgacctTTAAAACTCGAACTTACAATCAACACtaacgattcagttgtgaattaattCATCGAGCTGGACGTTGACAACAATTCACTTCCACAACAATTTGAGAGCACATAACCTCAAATATTTGATTATCCATATCAATTTGAATTTCTCCATCATTGTACCTTTTCTAATAAGTTtaatttttctattaaaataaaaattaagtttagTTTTTTCTCCCAATTTTGACCTGACTTACATAAAATTTCAACTTTTGCAAATCGAAAAGTTTGGGTATCAGCCTTTTCTACTCTAATCAATTCTCAAATCATACCACCTTATGTTTTTCCtataacttaattaaattttaatttcaaaaaaaaaaaaaacttgaaaaagaaattaaccATAACTTTGAACGAGATTACGACCATATCAAGTCTTCCATAGACGAATGCGGGAATTGGTATTTGTTCTCATTTATCTAACATTAGGCGGTACACCTACACTCCGTGTACCCGGATTGCTCCTGGCGTGATATGGCCAGCAACATCATGTTGGCATTCGgcaatagtaaaaaaaatcgtaaaaaaaaaatccttaacTACTAATTTCATCTATACAACTTAGATCCGAAGAGAACAAGCACTAattggagaagagagagaaagaagagagttcagCGTCTCACGACGTTGTCAGCGGACACGAGTGGTAGACCCATCGTCGCTAGGAGTGATGAATGGGTTGGGTACGAAATAACCGTACTCAAAATTCGGGTACCCGTACTCAAAATAGAGCATTTATGTTATCCGTACCCGAACCCGAACGATGTTCGGTTACCAATTAAATGAGACGATTATATGGGTCAGTTAAACGAGTAATCGATATTATCATTAAGAATTTTTTAGCTATGTCAGAGGGCAACCATTTAGAAGAGTTCAATTCACCTTCACGATTCCTCGTGTGATGATGCCATGAACAAGTTTCTCTTGGGTGCCCCTAGCTTGAAAAACATGATTTTGTTTATTGATGAAATTTATCAAAATTTCAGTATCCGATTTATCAATTTGAAGAATCTAATCATAATCAACAACCATCACACTTTTAGTATCCGATTTATTGAGtgaacaatttttatttttcctataTCAAAGtgtagggctggtaaaccggtttCGGTTATCCGGttaaaaccgtaaccgaaccgaaaaaaccggttatcggttaaccgaaaaccggtttttaccggttcggttcggttaccgaTTAGTGGGTTCATCGttaatcggttaatcggtttaaccgatcggttaaccggtttatactactccctccgtccgccaaaagtattccacaattactatatttggcgtccgcaaaaagtattccactttcctttttaagtcatggtcccaccatccacctttatattttatccttataaacactctttatttacaaaaacacccaccccaaattcaatctcaaccacacatctcataaagtggtgggaccctttctccactacatcaacatcatctccaattttattaaactccgtgcccagccaaagtggaatacttttggcggacggagggagtattaattaattaattaatttatatattataaacacTTTTGGGGCTCAAAGATAGCCGACTGCCCAAGTTCCAACActcatttcttttatttaaaagtaAAGGCCCAAAGGAATAAGAATTAGCCCAACTACCCAACCTCACGTCTTCACACATCTTCAAACAGAtccctttctctttctctcgctGTTACTCAGTTCGCCGGAGGAGTCCGCAGCGCAGCTCAGGCGTGGCTGTACCGGTCGAGGGCACCAAACCTCGGCTGCTTCCTCCTCACCTCACTACCTCCCTTTCAAAATCGAGTGAAATAAGAAACGGAAAGAAGCCCCCAATAAATGCTCAGAAATCGTCGTCGCCGCTCCTGGAATTTCCCCGGCGAACAGTCGATGTCTCGTTCGCCCGTCGTCCCTTTCCTCTCGTTCCAATTCGTTCATCTCTCAAGTTAGGTGAATGACGGAAGCCCTAATTTCCCAAAATCGGAAATCGCTTCCCTCATTCCGACGCCGCCGCGTTCTGTAAATCCGGTGACTGTCAATCGCCGTTCTCCCACTCAATTTAGCTACGTCGTGTGCCCGACGCCATTCCCCATCTCTTTTCCCCTCTGGAAGCTCCGGGAAGACGCACCCCAACTAGCCCTATTTTCTTCTTTCTCCCACTGATTCAGCTGCAAATTCAGTGCAAATACAGAGATCAAGGGATTAATCGGTTAgtccggttaaccgattaaccggtctgGTTAACCGGACcgattaatcggttaaccggagTACAAATCGGTTTGGTTTTCGGTTAACAAAATGGTTCTTAttcggttccggttaaccggtaaatcggttcggttttaaccgaaccggaccgattaCCACCCCTATCAAAGTGGCCAATTTCATATATTGACTATATTTTAAACTCATTCGcacttaatatttataaaaaccCACTCATTACTTTTATATTAAGGTGGGCTCAACAACACTAATTGACGAGAATAACTATCCTTTGTGGAACTCATTTTatactaaaaaatatatttctcaatcattttattaaaatatatgccCTTC
This window encodes:
- the LOC131008295 gene encoding uncharacterized protein LOC131008295: MNHHNIGSSSLLSHSSSSSSDDELEQLINECDVEHQLMGQHILNNNLIVAQLAEYQNATKIHGGSVLGHKVIHRDREAAAHRLFNDYFSENPTFNEGMFHRRFRMSRSLFFRIVDDVKNHNSFFKQRTDCTGRWGLSTLQKITAAFRILAYEVPADATDEYINIRESTAIKCVKKFCRAIVEIFSDQYLRSPNASNVARLLYIGKQRGFPGMLGSLDCIHWKWKNCPTGWAGSYAGRSGSPTIILEIVADYDLWIWHAFFGMPGSNNDINVLQRSHLFSDLARGITPPAHYVIQGKEYNVGYYLADGIYPKWSTLVQTFHEPRSVKKKFFAMRQESCRKDVERAFGVLQSRFAIVANPARYWQKKHLDNIMKACIIMHNMIVEDERDLSAPIEIAREVPIPDVETMPNETSHFQEFLGRYKKNQR